One stretch of Streptomyces peucetius DNA includes these proteins:
- the cydB gene encoding cytochrome d ubiquinol oxidase subunit II: MELHNVWFVLIAVLWIGYFFLEGFDFGIGVLTKLLARDRTERRVLINTIGPVWDGNEVWLLTAGGATFAAFPEWYATLFSGFYLPLLLILVCLIVRGVAFEYRHKRTEERWQTNWEHAIFWTSLLPAFLWGVAFGNIVRGVKIDADKEYVGGLVDLLNPYALLGGVVTLALFTFHGAVFAALKTLGDIRTRARAMAVRLGLLTMVPALGFLVWTQASRGDGKSLVALVVAVLALAGAVGAVKAGREGWSFGLSGVTIATSVAMLFLALFPNVMPSTLDGAWSLTVTNASSSPYTLKIMTWLAAVATPLVLLYQGWTYWVFRKRIGTQHIADAH, from the coding sequence ATGGAACTCCACAACGTCTGGTTCGTACTCATCGCCGTCCTGTGGATCGGCTACTTCTTCCTGGAGGGCTTCGACTTCGGGATCGGCGTCCTCACCAAGCTGCTGGCGAGGGACCGCACCGAGCGGCGTGTGCTGATCAACACCATCGGACCCGTCTGGGACGGCAACGAGGTGTGGCTGCTCACGGCGGGCGGCGCGACCTTCGCCGCGTTTCCCGAGTGGTACGCCACGCTCTTCTCGGGCTTCTACCTTCCGCTGCTGCTCATCCTGGTCTGCCTGATCGTGCGTGGAGTCGCGTTCGAGTACCGGCACAAGCGGACGGAGGAGCGCTGGCAGACCAACTGGGAGCACGCGATCTTCTGGACCTCGCTGCTTCCGGCCTTCCTGTGGGGCGTCGCCTTCGGCAACATCGTGCGCGGCGTGAAGATCGACGCGGACAAGGAGTACGTCGGCGGTCTCGTCGATCTGCTCAACCCGTACGCGCTGCTCGGCGGAGTGGTGACGCTCGCCCTGTTCACCTTCCACGGCGCGGTGTTCGCGGCGCTGAAGACGCTGGGGGACATCAGGACCCGGGCCAGGGCCATGGCGGTGAGGCTCGGACTGCTCACCATGGTCCCGGCACTCGGCTTCCTGGTGTGGACCCAGGCGTCGCGCGGGGACGGCAAGAGCCTGGTGGCGCTGGTCGTCGCGGTGCTGGCGCTGGCCGGAGCGGTCGGAGCCGTCAAGGCGGGCCGCGAGGGCTGGTCGTTCGGCCTCTCCGGCGTCACCATCGCCACCTCGGTGGCGATGCTCTTCCTGGCGCTCTTCCCGAACGTCATGCCGTCCACGCTCGACGGAGCCTGGAGCCTGACGGTCACCAACGCCTCGTCGAGCCCCTACACCCTGAAGATCATGACTTGGCTGGCGGCGGTCGCCACACCGCTGGTGCTGCTCTACCAGGGCTGGACGTACTGGGTCTTCCGCAAGCGGATCGGCACCCAGCACATCGCCGACGCCCACTAG